One Cynocephalus volans isolate mCynVol1 chromosome 5, mCynVol1.pri, whole genome shotgun sequence DNA window includes the following coding sequences:
- the LOC134379277 gene encoding potassium channel subfamily K member 17-like: protein MKGPRAGGAPEGRSQGSAVPGTALLLLTYLAYLALGTGVFWALEGRAAQDPRLSFQRDEWELLRNFTCLDGPALDSLIRDIVQASKDGANLLSNTTSMGRWELVGSFFFSVSTITTIGYGNLRPHTMAARLFCIFFALVGIPLNLVVLNRLGHLMQRGIYSCARRLGGTWQDPAKARWLAGSGTLLLGLLLFLLLPPLLFSHMEGWSYMEGFYFSFVTLSTVGYGDYVIGMNPSRSYPLWYKNMVSLWILFGMAWLALIIKLILSLLETPGASCSCHHISKRNFKSQTWRQGPDGEPKSCSPQQSSCPQGPTGSLWHLDSSA from the exons ATGAAGGGACCGCGCGCCGGCGGGGCGCCCGAGGGCAGGAGCCAGGGCTCCGCGGTGCCGGGCACCGCGCTCCTGCTGCTCACCTACCTGGCCTACCTGGCGCTGGGCACCGGCGTGTTCTGGGCGCTGGAGGGCCGCGCGGCGCAGGACCCCCGCCTCAGCTTCCAGCGCGACGAGTGGGAGCTGCTGCGGAACTTCACCTGCCTGGACGGCCCGGCGCTGGACTCGCTGATCCGG GACATTGTCCAAGCCTCCAAAGACGGGGCCAACCTCCTCAGCAACACCACCAGCATGGGGCGCTGGGAACTCGTGGGCTCCTTCTTCTTTTCCGtgtccaccatcaccaccatcg GCTATGGCAACCTGAGACCCCACACAATGGCTGCCCGCCTCTTCTGCATCTTCTTTGCTCTTGTGGGGATCCCGCTCAACCTCGTGGTGCTCAACCGACTGGGGCATCTCATGCAGCGGGGAATATACTCCTGTGCCCGCAGGCTGGGGGGCACCTGGCAG GACCCGGCCAAGGCACGGTGGCTGGCGGGCTCCGGCACCCTCCTCTTGGGCCTcctgctgttcctgctgctgcctccGCTGCTCTTCTCGCACATGGAGGGCTGGAGCTACATGGAGGGCTTCTACTTCTCCTTCGTCACCCTCAGCACCGTGGGCTATGGCGACTACGTGATCG GGATGAACCCCTCCCGGAGTTACCCGCTGTGGTACAAGAACATGGTGTCTCTGTGGATCCTCTTTGGGATGGCATGGCTGGCCTTGATCATCAAACTGATCCTCTCCCTGCTGGAGACCCCAGGGGCGTCGTGTTCCTGCCACCACATCTCCAAGAGGAACTTCAAGTCCCAAACCTGGAGGCAGGGCCCAGATGGGGAGCCAAAGTCCTGCTCCCCACAGCAAAGCAGCTGTCCACAGGGGCCTACGGGAAGCCTATGGCATCTGGACTCCTCTGCTTAG
- the KCNK16 gene encoding LOW QUALITY PROTEIN: potassium channel subfamily K member 16 (The sequence of the model RefSeq protein was modified relative to this genomic sequence to represent the inferred CDS: inserted 2 bases in 2 codons; substituted 4 bases at 4 genomic stop codons), with product MPSTGLCSCQGGWVLALLLAYVCYLWSGATIFQLLEKXSEAXSRDQIQFEKLHFLENYTGLDRWALEQFVQVIMEAXVKGLNPKGNSPXPSNWDFSSSCCFAGMVVTTIGYANVAPSSEAGRIFCVFYALVVIPLNEVFXHLGTELRTHLATLKRXEDLSRCSQLLQVLGLALLLTLGSLAILIFPPMIFGHVEGWSFCEGFCFAFITLSTIGFRYPLALVLSPCLAGTGPSKHYISVYRSLAAIWILLGLAWLALILPLGSQLLHRCSHLWLLRLRQGCGAEEASGGSPRKGSTAARGNQVTPQDFLSSNRGLGN from the exons ATGCCCAGCACTGGGCTCTGCAGCTGCCAGGGTGGTTGGGTGCTGGCCCTGCTGCTGGCCTATGTCTGCTACCTATGGTCTGGTGCCACCATCTTCCAGCTGCTGGAGAAGTGATCTGAGGCTTAGTCCAGGGACCAGATTCAGTTTGAGAAGCTGCACTTCCTGGAGAACTACACTGGCCTGGACCGCTGGGCACTGGAGCAGTTTGTGCAG gtcATCATGGAAGCCTGAGTGAAAGGCTTGAATCCCAAAGGCAACTCTC TCCCCAGCAACTGGGActtcagcagcagctgctgctttGCAGGCATGGTTGTCACCACCATAG GATATGCAAACGTGGCGCCCAGCTCGGAGGCAGGTCGAATCTTCTGTGTCTTCTATGCCCTGGTGGTCATCCCGCTCAATGAGGTCT CTCACCTAGGCACGGAGCTGCGTACCCACCTCGCCACCCTCAAGAGGTGAGAGGACCTGTCAAGGTGCTCCCAG CTACTGCAGGTCCTGGGTCTGGCTCTGCTCCTGACCCTGGGGTCGCTGGCCATTCTCATCTTCCCGCCTATGATCTTTGGCCATGTGGAGGGCTGGAGCTTCTGCGAGGGCTTCTGCTTTGCTTTTATCACTCTCAGCACCATCGGCTTCAGATA CCCCCTGGCATTGGTGCTGTCCCCTTGCCTGGCAGGCACAGGTCCCAGCAAGCATTACATCTCTGTGTACCGGAGCCTGGCGGCCATCTGGATCCTCCTGGGCCTGGCATGGCTGGCACTGATCCTCCCGCTGGGTTCCCAGCTTCTGCACAGGTGCTCCCACCTCTGGCTGCTCA GACTGAGGCAAGGCTGTGGAGCAGAGGAGGCTTCAGGCGGGAGCCCCAGGAAAGGATCTACAGCAGCAAGAGGGAACCAGGTTACACCCCAGGACTTCCTGTCATCCAACAGAggactgggaaactga